In one Photobacterium swingsii genomic region, the following are encoded:
- the tssC gene encoding type VI secretion system contractile sheath large subunit, with product MNMQTQELLDPTVEETSQSFLEQALVATKQTESSRAEELLRTLTEEALKGTVTWNKNLTVTFNEAIKSIDSIISKQLAEIMHRDEFQKLEGSWRGLHHLTMNSDTGQTLKIRMFNMSKKELHKDLSKAVEFDQSQIFKKVYEAEFGIAGGEPYGALVGDYEFTNHPEDIEMLSLMSNVAAAGFSPFLSAASPGLFGFSEWEELNKPRDLEKVFESLEYAQWRSFRESPDSRFVTLTMPRVLSRLPYGKATLPTEEFGYEEFSIDEESGLAVNVKHEEYCWMNAAYSLATKMTHAFAESGFCTAIRGAEGGGKVDFLPAHSYLSHEGDPTLKCPTEVGITDRREAELGKLGFLPLCHYKNTNYAAFFGGQTCQKPTKYDTPDASANAEISARLPYIMATSRFAHYLKVMARDKIGSFMEADDVERWLNRWISSYVNASEGAGQESRAKYPLASAKVKVQEIPGQPGAYNAVAWLRPWLQMEELTTSLRLVAKIPDVG from the coding sequence ATGAATATGCAAACTCAGGAGTTACTTGATCCCACGGTGGAAGAAACCAGCCAATCATTTTTGGAGCAGGCGCTTGTTGCGACTAAGCAAACAGAATCGTCTCGTGCGGAAGAGTTACTGCGTACACTAACAGAAGAAGCGCTTAAAGGTACGGTAACGTGGAATAAAAACTTAACAGTGACATTCAACGAAGCCATTAAATCAATAGACAGCATTATTTCCAAGCAACTCGCTGAAATCATGCATCGTGATGAATTTCAGAAGCTGGAAGGTAGTTGGCGAGGACTTCATCATTTAACCATGAATTCAGATACTGGCCAGACGTTGAAGATCCGCATGTTTAACATGAGTAAGAAAGAATTACATAAGGATTTGAGTAAGGCCGTTGAATTTGATCAAAGCCAGATTTTCAAAAAAGTCTATGAGGCTGAATTTGGTATCGCTGGTGGTGAGCCCTATGGCGCTTTAGTGGGTGATTATGAATTTACCAACCACCCAGAAGATATTGAAATGTTAAGCCTGATGTCGAATGTTGCAGCAGCAGGTTTCTCGCCATTCTTGTCTGCAGCATCGCCAGGATTATTTGGTTTTAGCGAGTGGGAAGAACTCAATAAACCGCGTGATTTAGAAAAAGTGTTCGAATCACTCGAATATGCGCAATGGCGCTCGTTCCGTGAAAGCCCTGATTCGCGCTTTGTTACGTTAACCATGCCTCGTGTACTTTCACGCTTACCTTATGGTAAGGCAACATTGCCAACGGAAGAGTTTGGTTATGAAGAGTTCTCTATTGATGAAGAGAGCGGTTTAGCTGTGAATGTGAAGCATGAGGAATATTGCTGGATGAATGCGGCGTATTCACTTGCGACTAAAATGACACATGCCTTTGCTGAATCTGGGTTCTGTACGGCGATTCGTGGTGCAGAAGGTGGGGGTAAGGTTGATTTCTTACCTGCCCATAGCTATTTGAGTCACGAGGGTGATCCAACATTGAAATGCCCGACTGAAGTGGGAATTACCGATCGCCGTGAAGCTGAACTGGGCAAGCTTGGCTTTTTACCCCTATGTCATTATAAAAATACCAATTATGCTGCTTTCTTTGGTGGGCAAACTTGTCAAAAACCGACTAAGTACGATACGCCAGATGCATCTGCAAATGCAGAAATATCAGCCCGCTTACCTTACATCATGGCAACGTCTCGCTTCGCACACTATTTGAAAGTGATGGCGCGCGATAAGATCGGTAGTTTTATGGAAGCAGATGATGTCGAACGTTGGTTAAATCGTTGGATCTCATCCTACGTTAACGCGTCCGAAGGTGCGGGCCAAGAAAGCCGAGCTAAGTATCCGCTAGCAAGTGCAAAAGTAAAAGTGCAGGAAATCCCTGGCCAGCCTGGTGCGTATAATGCGGTTGCATGGCTTCGCCCTTGGTTACAAATGGAAGAGTTAACAACTTCCTTGCGGTTAGTCGCAAAAATCCCGGATGTGGGTTGA
- the tssC gene encoding type VI secretion system contractile sheath large subunit → MVNENISFVSELFLSSGSPKQQEIHDLYSKSQLVDAFLDTKDDALSLRMWLDIHTCFNKGECNKQSLTAMLLAAITAIDEKISQQLDAILHNDSLKKLEASWRGLAYLVEQENEYDTEQKCRVKLLHLTWSELTRDSAKAIDFDQSDFFRVIYNNEFNMPGGEPFGLLIGDYKITHRLQGNQHANDVDTLRKISQTAAASFAPFITSADPSFFGVDKFSELASVAHIETQFSQPEYIEWQSVRAMEDAKFLGITLPDILLRSPYTPDGSRREQFSYRESLSHSESDYLWGNAAYAFAAVTVRAFCESGWFSHIRGVQAGKYRQGLVVKVPQSHFCVTRRLKKNKMSVNLQVGDRLEKQLSDSGFIPVSSVYETGFLSFYSNSSVNESKQFSSESDAVNARLASMLQYILCVSRFAHYIKVIGRDKIGSFETADQIERYFQKWLMQYTTSSDSLSEEMRSKYPLHEARIRVKEKLGNRGCFYSVIHLRPHFQLDQMVSNIRLITELSPISN, encoded by the coding sequence TTGGTTAATGAAAATATTTCATTTGTATCTGAGTTATTTTTATCTTCAGGTAGTCCAAAGCAACAAGAAATACACGACTTATACTCTAAGAGTCAGTTGGTTGATGCCTTTTTAGATACAAAGGACGATGCGTTATCACTAAGAATGTGGCTGGATATACATACTTGTTTTAATAAAGGGGAATGTAATAAGCAATCTTTAACTGCGATGTTGCTAGCAGCGATTACTGCAATAGATGAAAAGATTTCACAACAACTTGATGCAATATTACATAATGATAGTTTAAAAAAACTTGAAGCAAGTTGGCGTGGTCTCGCATACTTAGTTGAGCAAGAGAATGAATATGACACAGAGCAAAAGTGTAGAGTTAAATTATTACACCTTACTTGGAGTGAATTGACGAGGGATAGTGCTAAAGCTATTGATTTTGATCAGAGTGATTTCTTTCGCGTTATTTATAACAATGAATTTAATATGCCTGGAGGAGAGCCTTTTGGTTTACTGATTGGCGATTATAAAATAACGCATCGCTTGCAGGGGAACCAACATGCGAATGATGTAGATACGTTACGGAAAATATCGCAAACGGCCGCTGCTTCTTTTGCACCATTTATTACATCGGCAGATCCCAGCTTTTTTGGAGTCGATAAATTTTCAGAGCTAGCATCTGTCGCTCATATTGAAACACAATTTTCTCAGCCAGAGTATATTGAATGGCAGAGTGTTAGAGCGATGGAAGATGCCAAATTTTTAGGTATTACTTTACCTGATATACTTTTACGTTCGCCTTATACCCCTGATGGGTCTAGAAGAGAGCAGTTTTCTTACCGAGAGTCGCTTTCACATTCAGAGTCTGATTATTTGTGGGGGAATGCTGCTTATGCTTTTGCTGCTGTTACTGTTCGTGCTTTTTGTGAGTCTGGCTGGTTTTCCCACATTCGCGGTGTACAAGCAGGGAAATATCGCCAAGGTCTAGTGGTTAAAGTTCCACAAAGCCATTTTTGCGTCACGCGTCGATTAAAAAAGAATAAGATGTCAGTCAACTTGCAGGTCGGTGATAGACTGGAAAAACAATTATCTGATAGTGGGTTTATTCCGGTATCTTCAGTTTACGAGACGGGTTTTTTATCTTTTTACAGTAATTCATCTGTAAATGAATCCAAACAGTTTTCATCAGAGTCTGATGCAGTTAATGCGCGTCTGGCATCTATGCTGCAATATATATTGTGTGTGTCTAGATTTGCACATTATATAAAGGTAATCGGTCGCGATAAAATAGGGTCATTTGAAACTGCAGATCAAATAGAGCGGTATTTTCAAAAGTGGTTAATGCAGTACACCACTTCATCTGATTCCTTGTCCGAAGAAATGCGATCTAAATACCCTCTTCATGAAGCAAGAATAAGGGTTAAAGAAAAACTAGGCAATCGAGGGTGCTTTTACTCAGTCATTCATTTACGGCCGCATTTTCAACTGGATCAGATGGTGTCTAATATTCGATTAATTACAGAACTATCACCAATATCAAATTAA
- a CDS encoding type VI secretion system accessory protein TagJ yields the protein MESLNIRLQQESIKDILCDYMDKLKAKPKDSDLRSNFIELLCIDGQLERADQQLSLLIKQYPEYLVGGNNLRQLIHAAQARADFFAGNATVQLLKGDRQEFENLVALNIARCQKSEADIQQYAGQLESCRRQSAFMINQHKSDDCRDLDDSLAGYIELFGTDGQYYLVPFTDVDRIQFMPVTSLVEHIWRKVNIEVIDGPSGDAFIPMTYVDSLTDAQKLARETDWVEISGTSVVVGQGQKMWLAGDSALPLAQCELMENVA from the coding sequence ATGGAAAGCTTAAATATTCGCTTACAGCAGGAAAGTATCAAAGATATTCTTTGTGATTATATGGATAAGCTGAAAGCGAAACCAAAAGACAGTGATTTACGCAGTAACTTTATTGAGCTTCTATGTATTGATGGTCAACTTGAACGTGCCGATCAGCAGCTTTCGTTGTTGATCAAACAATACCCTGAATATTTAGTGGGTGGTAATAACCTGCGCCAACTGATTCATGCTGCACAAGCCAGAGCGGACTTTTTTGCAGGCAATGCCACCGTGCAATTATTGAAAGGTGATAGGCAAGAATTTGAAAATCTAGTGGCGCTCAATATTGCTCGATGCCAAAAGAGCGAAGCTGACATTCAGCAATATGCAGGGCAATTAGAATCTTGTCGTCGCCAGTCTGCTTTTATGATTAACCAGCACAAATCTGACGACTGCCGAGATTTAGACGATAGTTTGGCGGGTTACATCGAATTATTTGGTACTGACGGGCAATATTATTTAGTGCCTTTTACTGACGTTGATCGTATTCAATTTATGCCTGTCACATCCCTTGTTGAGCACATTTGGCGTAAAGTGAATATTGAGGTGATTGATGGACCGAGCGGAGATGCATTTATTCCAATGACATACGTTGACAGTTTGACCGATGCCCAAAAATTAGCGCGTGAGACTGACTGGGTCGAGATTTCGGGCACCTCTGTTGTCGTGGGGCAAGGGCAAAAAATGTGGCTGGCTGGTGATAGTGCCCTTCCTCTCGCTCAGTGTGAGCTGATGGAAAACGTCGCTTAA
- the tssA gene encoding type VI secretion system protein TssA, whose product MMALLPFEQAAQIDLTALATAITSEQPCGVDPRHDTSPSSVYYQLKNVRNNARTLERNALIDGEPLLSFSNQWQPLIDQVPTLLVNETKDLEFTAWYIEALTRTYGYAGLNLGFRVATLLIEQFWDGLYPWPDEDGVETRVAPLIGLNGVEGEGTLLMPISCIPITEFDGDRAYALWEYEQACEVDRLETDKKRHRIDQGAVELSLFESAVNQSSGAFYTELVSDIEDCISSYQQLVSVMDQASGLSLPTSHISKRLQAALDAVKHIAAVQLQQVDEAIQLEQESISPSDTGTSEHPQVSVNPAEQQLRTRQDAIIQLKTISDFFRKTEPHSPMSYAIDQVVRWSDLALPDLLAELIDDGSARQGYFRLVGISSENDTSS is encoded by the coding sequence ATGATGGCGCTACTTCCTTTTGAGCAAGCTGCACAGATAGATCTTACCGCTTTAGCGACAGCGATTACGTCAGAACAGCCTTGCGGCGTAGATCCAAGGCACGATACCTCACCTTCTTCTGTTTACTACCAGCTGAAGAATGTGCGCAACAATGCACGTACGCTGGAGCGTAATGCTTTGATAGATGGTGAGCCATTATTGAGCTTTTCGAATCAGTGGCAACCCTTGATCGATCAAGTCCCGACTTTGTTAGTGAATGAGACGAAGGATCTTGAATTTACAGCTTGGTATATCGAAGCACTGACGCGTACTTACGGCTATGCCGGCTTGAACCTTGGATTTCGGGTGGCCACGTTACTGATCGAACAGTTTTGGGATGGTTTGTATCCTTGGCCTGATGAAGATGGTGTTGAAACCCGTGTTGCACCTCTGATTGGGCTTAATGGTGTAGAAGGTGAAGGTACCTTACTTATGCCGATCTCATGTATTCCGATCACTGAGTTTGATGGTGATAGAGCCTATGCGCTTTGGGAGTATGAACAAGCCTGTGAAGTGGATCGGTTGGAAACGGATAAAAAGCGCCATCGAATCGATCAAGGCGCGGTTGAATTGAGCCTATTTGAATCAGCGGTTAATCAATCTAGCGGTGCTTTCTATACAGAACTGGTCAGTGATATTGAAGATTGTATTTCATCTTATCAGCAACTTGTGAGCGTGATGGATCAGGCATCAGGTCTCTCACTACCCACATCTCATATATCTAAGCGACTGCAAGCAGCTCTTGATGCCGTGAAGCATATAGCGGCAGTGCAGTTACAACAGGTGGATGAAGCCATACAGTTGGAGCAAGAGAGTATATCTCCATCTGATACGGGCACCAGTGAACATCCCCAAGTTAGTGTGAATCCAGCGGAACAACAGCTGCGTACGCGACAAGACGCGATTATACAGCTGAAAACCATTTCAGATTTTTTTAGAAAAACAGAACCACATTCACCGATGTCGTATGCCATCGATCAAGTTGTGAGGTGGAGTGATTTAGCCTTACCAGATTTACTAGCTGAACTCATTGATGATGGTTCAGCACGGCAAGGTTATTTCAGGTTAGTTGGCATTTCTTCTGAGAATGACACCTCATCTTAA
- the tssF gene encoding type VI secretion system baseplate subunit TssF, whose amino-acid sequence MSDDLLKYYNRELAYMRKMGAEYAEKHPKIAGRLRLSDSQVEDPHASRMMEGFALLTAQIRRNLDDSYPQLTEALIGQLYPDYHATIPSMSVIQMSTKDNVSVGFTVDKGESVELVADHFKRCHFQTCSSTQLWPFDLDNVSFENSPFHAPDPHFNRAARSVLKLQLAGTDSEHRFSHYAFSSLRLHLGGLPHVSYQLYLYLLRYAVGIAIVPKNHPQAVKYISAKHIKATGFEEQQAVIPYRQQSFSGYRLLVEYFLLPEKFLFIDLVDLDPNWFGEGDEAEVYIYFDEPSDLMVKQLAKENVLLGCVPVINLFNKQVEPIALDHVSHEYPIVPSYNQSEANEVISVERVTAHNWHNTEVEVMPFYGGEHPNYLSDSELYWNIRREDVNWAGGFDEPGRETFISVVDRYSKHLDPDEKDRWSLKIETQCSNRNLASRLPFGGGQPKVFLTQQGDVFERVRCLFPPTEPIRPRLHDSTRWQLAKLLTLNSFTDGNSLATLKETLRLYDFKASPQTKVLIDAIVGLKVTAATARVNQNGRVGFCHGSDVDLTFSINDVQEPMIFLFSNVLAHFFAQYAAVNSFTRLRVWLHGQEQAFHEWPATAGGKVLL is encoded by the coding sequence ATGAGTGATGATCTATTAAAATATTATAATCGTGAACTGGCTTATATGCGCAAGATGGGGGCGGAATATGCGGAAAAGCACCCTAAAATTGCGGGACGGTTGCGACTAAGTGATAGCCAGGTCGAAGACCCACACGCTTCGCGAATGATGGAAGGTTTTGCGTTATTAACAGCACAAATTCGACGTAACTTAGATGATAGCTACCCGCAATTAACCGAAGCGCTGATTGGCCAGCTTTATCCTGATTACCATGCCACGATCCCATCAATGAGTGTGATTCAGATGTCGACGAAAGACAATGTGAGTGTTGGCTTTACTGTGGACAAAGGGGAGTCAGTCGAACTCGTCGCTGATCATTTCAAACGCTGCCATTTTCAGACGTGTTCTTCTACTCAATTGTGGCCTTTTGACTTGGACAATGTGAGTTTTGAAAACTCTCCATTTCACGCGCCTGACCCTCATTTTAACCGCGCTGCTCGATCCGTGCTTAAGTTGCAATTGGCAGGAACGGATAGTGAACACCGATTTAGTCACTATGCATTCTCATCACTAAGGCTTCATTTAGGTGGTTTGCCACATGTCAGTTATCAGCTTTATTTGTATCTGTTGCGCTATGCAGTCGGCATTGCCATTGTGCCTAAAAATCATCCGCAGGCTGTGAAGTATATTAGTGCGAAGCACATTAAAGCGACTGGATTTGAAGAGCAACAGGCTGTTATTCCGTATCGTCAGCAGAGTTTTTCTGGTTATCGATTGTTGGTGGAATATTTTTTATTACCCGAAAAATTCTTATTTATCGATTTGGTTGATCTTGACCCTAATTGGTTCGGTGAAGGCGATGAGGCTGAGGTGTACATTTACTTTGATGAGCCTTCAGATCTTATGGTTAAGCAGCTAGCAAAAGAGAATGTTTTGCTGGGCTGTGTGCCTGTGATCAATCTTTTCAACAAACAGGTTGAACCGATCGCCCTTGATCATGTTAGCCATGAATATCCGATAGTACCGTCATATAATCAATCGGAAGCCAATGAAGTGATCAGCGTTGAGCGTGTTACTGCCCATAATTGGCATAATACCGAGGTTGAGGTTATGCCGTTCTATGGCGGTGAACATCCAAATTATTTATCTGATAGTGAGCTGTATTGGAATATTCGCCGAGAAGATGTGAATTGGGCTGGAGGCTTTGATGAGCCGGGTCGTGAAACCTTTATTTCTGTCGTTGATCGTTATTCAAAACATCTCGATCCTGATGAAAAAGACCGCTGGAGTTTAAAAATAGAGACGCAGTGTAGTAACCGAAACTTAGCTTCTCGGTTGCCGTTTGGGGGCGGTCAACCAAAAGTATTTTTAACGCAGCAAGGTGATGTATTCGAACGGGTACGTTGCTTATTTCCACCCACGGAACCCATACGTCCACGTTTGCATGACAGCACGCGTTGGCAGCTTGCAAAACTATTAACCCTTAACAGCTTTACCGATGGTAATAGTTTAGCCACGCTAAAAGAAACGCTAAGACTCTATGATTTTAAAGCCTCACCGCAAACCAAAGTATTGATTGATGCCATCGTCGGATTGAAAGTGACGGCGGCTACCGCACGAGTAAATCAAAATGGACGTGTAGGTTTTTGCCATGGTTCTGATGTTGACCTGACGTTTTCTATCAATGACGTACAAGAACCTATGATCTTCTTGTTCAGTAATGTACTAGCCCACTTTTTCGCACAATATGCTGCTGTTAATAGCTTTACGCGGTTACGCGTTTGGTTACATGGGCAAGAGCAAGCATTCCATGAATGGCCAGCCACTGCTGGTGGGAAGGTATTACTGTGA
- the tssB gene encoding type VI secretion system contractile sheath small subunit, with protein MESIHGKLSRVRKPRVHITYDVETEGLTVKKELAFVVGVMGDFAGHNTEDLKPLKDRRFIQIDRDNFDDVMKRMSPSLNFKVDNTLANDGTELAVNLAFSSMTDFEPAAVVNQVEPLKKLLETRNKLRDLMTKIDRSEDLENVLEAVLNNTENLNKLAGELNLGDDAKTAAKQPEGEGA; from the coding sequence ATGGAAAGTATCCACGGGAAGCTGTCTCGGGTACGAAAGCCACGTGTTCACATTACTTATGATGTTGAAACGGAAGGATTAACCGTTAAAAAGGAATTGGCATTTGTTGTTGGTGTTATGGGGGACTTTGCCGGTCATAACACTGAAGATCTGAAGCCATTAAAAGATCGTCGTTTTATTCAAATAGACCGTGACAATTTTGATGATGTTATGAAGCGTATGAGTCCTTCGTTGAACTTTAAAGTGGACAATACATTGGCGAATGATGGTACAGAATTAGCCGTTAATCTGGCTTTCTCTTCAATGACAGATTTTGAGCCCGCCGCGGTTGTTAATCAGGTTGAGCCGTTGAAAAAGCTGCTTGAAACGCGTAATAAATTGCGTGATCTAATGACCAAGATTGATCGCTCAGAAGATTTAGAAAATGTACTTGAAGCTGTACTTAATAATACCGAGAACCTGAATAAGTTAGCTGGTGAGTTAAACCTTGGCGACGATGCTAAAACAGCAGCAAAGCAGCCTGAAGGAGAAGGGGCGTAA
- the tssE gene encoding type VI secretion system baseplate subunit TssE: MYVPLKPSLLDNLIDDAPEAITEQPVSYSLQALKNSVRRDIELLLNSRRSWLTWSKRLTELDVSVMNYGLPDFSSMPFSSSDGRSYLCRIVEETITRFEPRFDAVYVSVLEEGSPEDRVLRLRIQAIFRVGTEQEELVFDSEVEPVSLGIKVEES; the protein is encoded by the coding sequence ATGTATGTACCGCTAAAACCATCATTGCTCGATAACCTAATTGATGATGCCCCCGAAGCTATTACGGAGCAGCCCGTTTCTTATAGTTTGCAAGCGCTAAAAAACAGTGTTCGGCGAGATATTGAATTACTTTTGAATTCTCGACGGTCTTGGCTGACCTGGTCTAAGCGTTTAACTGAACTTGATGTTTCAGTGATGAATTATGGCTTACCTGATTTTTCATCAATGCCCTTTAGCAGTAGCGACGGTCGTAGCTATTTATGTCGTATTGTTGAAGAAACAATTACTCGGTTTGAACCAAGATTTGATGCTGTTTATGTTTCTGTATTAGAAGAAGGATCACCTGAAGATCGAGTTTTAAGATTACGTATTCAAGCGATATTTCGTGTTGGGACAGAACAAGAAGAGCTTGTTTTTGATTCCGAAGTTGAGCCCGTGAGTTTAGGTATCAAGGTTGAGGAGTCATAA